From a region of the Daphnia pulicaria isolate SC F1-1A chromosome 1, SC_F0-13Bv2, whole genome shotgun sequence genome:
- the LOC124313667 gene encoding uncharacterized protein LOC124313667 has product MLDSSFSRVDLVSKVASVFDPLGTASPFIVKAKIRLRILGLKGLGRTDLITGDDEIWWRKWFLSLEQLNTMKMPRCLFPDRAQISTVDLHAFGDASEEAYAAVIYLRVVYSDGRILVRQVKAANKIAPKKTISVPKLELNAALLAARLLRTVHSILEPMIQRRFLWTDSSTVRNWIRATAAYYQVFVSNRVGEIQTITEPEEWRFIPGVLNPANLATRSSIDEQPIPSMWLDGPEFLLQSEDSWPVDLPWMAVTEEMRSCRSYSAAVKKDTGHWKEIQIGFGDIPALSKLDEKYQELVKACQSEVYEKELHRLKKGKPLHSTSSLLALAPVFGPDGVLRLGGRAGRAKLPYDQLHPPLLPGSHPFTEKIIIAFHEHLKHVGTDFLLSYIRQHFWITSGREAIKRIRRNCVICRRNRAQPGEQLMGDLPDSRLDSGSLPFTRTAVDLFGPFEVGLIRNRTAKRWGVLFTCMVTRAVFLELVPSLSTSDFLLALRKFISLYRKPEVIHSDNGTNFVGAERVLREAVEKMYADEAIPKFLKEVNIKWTFQPARTPHFGGTHESLVRSTERALYNALEQEGDKFRYPTEDLFRTLLYEVAGLLNTRPLTYASSDPEDFRPLTPNDFLNRPPTSYPPAGSFDDASPREHYRYLQRVLNLFWSMWKTTYLQLLAARKKWKIKRPNLEVGDVVLEINKNFRRGEWSIGHVAKVFPDTDGCVRAVDIQLPTGIFRRGITELCLLESSSSVQPDSGENESAKSVLLQSGNV; this is encoded by the coding sequence ATGCTCGATTCTTCCTTTTCAAGAGTTGATTTGGTCAGCAAAGTGGCCAGCGTCTTCGATCCGTTGGGTACAGCATCGCCCTTTATCGTCAAGGCTAAGATCCGTTTGAGAATTTTGGGTCTCAAAGGGCTCGGAAGGACGGATTTAATTACTGGTGACGACGAAATTTGGTGGAGAAAATGGTTTCTCTCTTTAGAGCAGCTCAACACGATGAAAATGCCACGATGTCTGTTTCCCGATCGAGCCCAGATCTCCACGGTTGATCTTCACGCCTTTGGAGACGCTTCGGAAGAAGCCTATGCTGCCGTTATCTACCTTCGCGTTGTCTACTCAGATGGCAGGATACTGGTACGTCAAGTCAAGGCAGCGAATAAGATCGCCCCGAAGAAAACTATTTCAGTGCCCAAGCTGGAATTGAATGCTGCGTTACTAGCTGCTCGTCTTCTTCGAACGGTTCATTCCATCCTCGAGCCAATGATTCAACGGCGTTTTCTCTGGACGGATAGCAGTACGGTCCGGAATTGGATCCGGGCGACCGCGGCTTACTACCAAGTCTTCGTGAGCAATCGCGTCGGAGAAATTCAGACCATCACGGAGCCAGAAGAGTGGCGTTTTATTCCAGGAGTATTAAACCCAGCCAATCTCGCCACCCGTTCATCGATTGATGAACAGCCAATTCCGTCCATGTGGTTGGACGGACCGGAATTCTTACTTCAATCGGAAGATAGCTGGCCAGTGGATCTCCCATGGATGGCTGTAACTGAAGAAATGCGCTCGTGCCGTTCATATTCTGCCGCCGTAAAGAAGGATACTGGTCATTGGAAGGAGATTCAAATAGGATTCGGCGACATTCCAGCCCTATCCAAGCTGGACGAGAAATATCAAGAGCTGGTCAAGGCGTGTCAGTCGGAGGtgtacgaaaaggagttgcatCGTCTCAAGAAGGGCAAACCGCTCCATTCTACTTCGAGTCTGTTGGCCTTGGCTCCTGTGTTCGGTCCAGATGGCGTGTTACGGCTTGGAGGACGGGCTGGACGCGCAAAACTACCATACGACCAGTTACATCCACCTCTGCTTCCCGGGAGTCATCCATTCACCGAGAAAATCATCATCGCCTTTCATGAACATCTTAAGCATGTTGGTACGGACTTCCTGCTGTCTTATATTCGCCAGCATTTTTGGATAACGAGCGGGCGAGAAGCAATAAAACGGATCCGACGGAATTGCGTTATTTGTCGAAGAAACCGAGCGCAACCTGGCGAGCAGTTGATGGGAGATCTCCCCGATTCGCGATTGGACTCCGGTTCTCTTCCCTTTACACGGACCGCCGTCGATTTGTTCGGCCCATTTGAAGTCGGTCTCATTCGGAATCGCACGGCCAAACGATGGGGCGTGCTATTTACGTGTATGGTCACCCGAGCAGTTTTTCTGGAGCTCGTCCCATCTCTTTCGACGTCAGACTTTCTTCTAGCATTGAGAAAGTTCATTTCTTTGTATCGAAAGCCGGAAGTCATACATTCCGACAATGGAACCAACTTTGTCGGTGCTGAACGAGTGTTACGAGAAGCAGTGGAGAAAATGTATGCAGATGAAGCTATTCCAAAATTCCTAAAAGAAGTCAACATCAAATGGACCTTCCAGCCAGCCCGGACCCCACATTTTGGTGGCACGCACGAATCGCTGGTCCGATCCACCGAACGAGCCCTGTACAACGCCTTAGAGCAAGAAGGGGACAAATTTCGTTACCCAACAGAAGACTTGTTCCGCACATTGCTGTATGAAGTAGCTGGACTTCTAAACACCCGGCCGTTGACCTACGCTAGCTCGGATCCGGAGGATTTTCGTCCGCTCACTCCGAACGATTTCCTAAATCGGCCGCCGACGTCATATCCGCCTGCTGGATCCTTCGACGATGCTTCGCCTCGAGAGCACTATCGCTACCTGCAGCGGGTGCTAAATTTGTTTTGGAGCATGTGGAAAACTACGTATTTGCAGTTGTTAGCTGCAAGAAAGAAGTGGAAGATCAAGCGTCCAAATCTGGAAGTGGGCGACGTCGTATTGGAGATCAACAAGAACTTCCGGCGTGGAGAGTGGAGTATTGGACACGTCGCCAAGGTATTCCCAGATACAGATGGATGTGTTCGAGCTGTCGATATTCAACTTCCAACCGGAATCTTTCGCCGAGGAATAACTGAACTTTGCCTACTAGAATCCAGCTCGTCCGTCCAACCGGACTCGGGGGAGAATGAATCGGCAAAATCTGTATTATTACAATCTGGCAACGTCTAA
- the LOC124313871 gene encoding uncharacterized protein LOC124313871, producing MEYHTLGRFSDIVKLCRKDVNYVTDPSPHLRILFKGGKNDQYTEGGERVVASNPDVKRCPVQLTLNYFRFLGLSYDGYLVPLCTAKNSPNPAKSVPYSGALTDLKKLMNLLGYDEKLYGEHSGKRGGATTAAAHGATDKQLKRLGGWRSDALLAKYVDLSIPSRLSMSELLQKKV from the coding sequence ATGGAGTATCACACTCTCGGAAGGTTTAGCGACATCGTCAAGCTTTGTAGAAAAGACGTCAACTACGTCACGGACCCTTCGCCCCATCTGAGGATTTTATTCAAAGGTGGGAAGAACGACCAGTATACCGAGGGTGGTGAGCGTGTAGTAGCCTCAAATCCAGACGTTAAACGCTGTCCTGTTCAGCTTACGTTGAACTATTTCCGATTCCTTGGCCTTTCCTACGATGGTTATCTCGTTCCTTTGTGTACTGCCAAAAATTCCCCAAATCCTGCCAAATCTGTACCGTACAGTGGGGCTTTGACTGACCTGAAGAAGTTGATGAACTTGTTGGGTTACGACGAGAAACTCTACGGTGAGCATTCTGGAAAGAGAGGTGGAGCGactacagcagcagctcatggAGCTACTGACAAACAGCTGAAACGTCTGGGAGGGTGGCGTTCCGATGCATTGCTCGCCAAATATGTTGATCTCTCCATCCCAAGTCGTCTCTCTATGTCGGAGTTGTTGCAAAAGAAAGTTTGA
- the LOC124313783 gene encoding uncharacterized protein LOC124313783 → MDGGSQVLEEEAIDEAILRLAALKSRRSTLRRQITMTNRQIESLISVRGSRRALRGCLRHVEELLLESTRLHSEILSIEDNDAEAERQDSNHLGYITRSSDLAIAAQVYLNSRDGDAESVIGQNIIPNPAPVIPAPVIPAPVIDPVEAQRRERARQEEVANALMRAEQARERMDRAWEEADEAQNALRSLGIENPRRNQLPEEDRFTSVSQRPITPAEDGSEQQRRMNINNNQENPDTWIDLYSAGLLPPVVATHSTRSSVSAELESFEGKALEWFSWIDLFRALVHDTPKSAGEKLALLKRYLRGDCLDLVYGLGGGEPAYIEALVRLKQTCGRRDVMRAAHHQAIGKLEPKQDPGSFKRFAERIRTHLFDLSRIRETGTTDLIEKICLKLQLHDRLAWNEGRRGRIEDRSLNDFGMWLCSRASAYQNAFSIAADQVNPNSSKLSNQKRQARTNQSSTKSFDGQKKEFSRFNGKPFCFKCEKEHRLVDCEDFKSLSVGERLTFCMRRRLCFYCFSTKHSVRECDRRKICKHAGCGFYHHQLLHSSTKEGSPSEKESKEKARPTTARTGAPQRVAMGMLRLPVMAEDGSWVLANIFIDEGSDTTLMRSAFAKVLKLRGPPQFLTVDGAGGVITRHRSSRIQFRVQAADGDILSLEGSTMKKVASPTPVTDWNKEKVQWPHLASLPLGETGGGVDILVGLDHAHLVAVIESRVGLEKEPIASKTAFGWIVRGVVEGRVNVTSVRSCKISGSASLANLATEMRRFCDTEDYGTEHQIGCVSPENKRALEIVQEKTKRLEVGYEVPIIWREGEPNLDSNRPMAENRFRSLLNRFRRQPEFERDYRAAVQKYLDQGYASRVPDPASALYFLAHHGVYKGTKLRVVYDAAAAFKGKCLNDAIISGPALQPSLAAVIIRFREGEIAWASDIEEKDAAELIVCRMDRLPFGVNCSPFVAIYTVRRILEDAGVPESVIQAVKERMYVDDYLGSAPSVKEAVEEAVTVKDTLANSDLNLQSWISNSIDFL, encoded by the exons ATGGATGGTGGCTCGCAAGTCCTGGAGGAAGAAGCTATCGACGAGGCCATCTTAAGACTAGCAGCCTTAAAGTCAAGAAGATCGACGTTGCGTCGCCAGATCACGATGACCAACAGACAGATCGAGTCTTTGATCAGTGTAAGGGGTTCAAGAAGAGCCTTGCGCGGATGTCTACGCCACGTTGAAGAGTTGCTGCTGGAGAGTACACGGCTGCATTCCGAGATATTATCGATCGAGGACAACGACGCGGAGGCCGAAAGACAAGATTCTAATCATTTAGGCTATATCACGCGTTCGAGTGATCTGGCCATTGCTGCGCAAGTCTATTTGAACAGTCGAGATGGAGACGCCGAGTCGGTCATCGGACAAAACATCATCCCGAACCCAGCGCCTGTGATCCCAGCGCCTGTAATCCCAGCGCCTGTAATCGACCCAGTGGAAGCACAGAGAAGAGAACGTGCTCGTCAGGAAGAGGTTGCCAACGCGTTGATGAGAGCAGAACAAGCTCGTGAACGAATGGATAGGGCTTGGGAGGAAGCGGATGAAGCTCAAAATGCTCTCAGGTCTCTGGGAATAGAGAATCCAAGAAGGAATCAGCTGCCCGAAGAGGACCGGTTTACGTCAGTTAGTCAACGCCCTATTACTCCAGCCGAAGATGGATCGGAGCAGCAACGCCGAatgaacatcaacaacaatcaaGAGAATCCTGACACCTGGATCGACCTATACAGTGCGGGCCTGCTTCCACCCGTCGTTGCCACTCATAGCACGCGTTCATCAGTGTCGGCCGAGCTAGAGTCTTTCGAAGGAAAGGCACTCGAATGGTTCTCTTGGATTGATCTATTCAGAGCACTAGTACATGACACTCCTAAGTCAGCTGGTGAGAAGTTGGCGCTTTTGAAGAGATACTTACGCGGAGACTGTTTGGATTTAGTCTACGGTCTAGGAGGTGGTGAACCAGCGTACATTGAAGCTCTTGTGCGTCTGAAGCAGACTTGCGGACGACGTGACGTCATGAGAGCAGCCCATCATCAAGCCATCGGGAAACTCGAACCAAAGCAGGACCCGGGATCATTCAAGCGATTTGCGGAGAGGATCCGCACTCATCTATTTGACCTCAGCAGGATCCGGGAGACCGGCACAACGGATCTGATCGAGAAAATTTGCCTGAAGCTTCAGTTGCACGATCGATTGGCCTGGAATGAAGGGAGACGAGGACGGATTGAAGATCGGAGCCTGAATGATTTCGGTATGTGGCTGTGTTCTCGCGCCTCCGCGTATCAAAACGCGTTCAGCATAGCAGCAGACCAGGTCAATCCAAACTCGAGCAAGCTATCCAATCAGAAACGTCAAGCCCGGACAAATCAAAGTTCGACCAAGTCATTTGACGGGCAGAAAAAGGAGTTTAGTCGTTTTAACGGTAAACCGTTCTGTTTCAAATGTGAGAAGGAGCATCGATTGGTTGATTGTGAAGATTTTAAATCGCTTTCCGTCGGGGAACGTCTTACATTTTGCATGCGTCGACGTCTTTGCTTCTACTGCTTTTCAACCAAGCATTCAGTTCGTGAGTGCGACAGACGGAAGATATGCAAGCATGCCGGTTGCGGTTTTTATCATCATCAGTTGCTGCATAGTTCCACCAAGGAAGGTTCGCCGTCGGAAAAGGAGAGTAAAGAGAAAGCAAGACCTACGACAGCGAGGACTGGTGCCCCCCAACGCGTAGCCATGGGTATGCTGCGACTACCAGTAATGGCTGAAGATGGCAGTTGGGTTTTAGCCAACATTTTTATCGACGAAGGAAGCGACACGACTTTAATGCGTAGTGCATTCGCCAAGGTGCTGAAGCTTCGTGGGCCACCTCAGTTTCTAACCGTGGACGGAGCCGGTGGAGTAATCACTCGTCATCGTTCGAGTAGGATCCAGTTTCGAGTTCAAGCTGCTGATGGAGATATCCTGTCTCTGGAAGGATCCACTATGAAGAAGGTGGCTAGTCCAACACCGGTGACAGactggaataaagaaaaggtcCAATGGCCTCACCTGGCGAGTCTCCCGCTCGGAGAGACAGGAGGAGGAGTTGACATTTTAGTTGGATTAGATCATGCCCATCTAGTAGCGGTCATTGAATCAAGAGTCGGATTGGAGAAAGAACCTATCGCCTCCAAGACGGCGTTCGGGTGGATCGTTCGAGGTGTTGTTGAAGGTCGAGTAAACGTTACATCCGTTCGGAGCTGCAAGATATCCGGAAGCGCCTCGTTAGCCAATCTCGCCACGGAAATGCGTCGGTTTTGTGATACTGAAGACTATGGAACCGAACATCAGATTGGGTGTGTCTCACCTGAGAATAAACGAGCTCTCGAGATCGTCCAGGAGAAGACGAAACGATTGGAGGTTGGTTACGAGGTACCAATCATCTGGCGTGAAGGAGAGCCCAACTTGGACAGCAATCGTCCGATGGCGGAGAATAGATTCCGGAGCTTGCTGAACCGTTTCAGACGTCAACCGGAGTTCGAGAGGGACTATCGAGCGGCCGTTCAGAAATACCTAGATCAAGGTTATGCATCCCGTGTTCCAGATCCGGCCAGCGCTCTATACTTTCTAGCACATCATGGAGTATATAAAGGGACGAAACTACGAGTAGTTTacgacgccgccgccgccttcaAAGGAAAATGTCTGAACGACGCCATCATCAGTGGTCCCGCCTTGCAGCCATCATTGGCTGCGGTCATCATCCGTTTCCGTGAAGGAGAGATTGCCTGGGCCTCAGATATTGAG GAGAAGGACGCTGCCGAGCTAATTGTTTGTCGAATGGATCGACTCCCATTCGGAGTCAACTGTTCACCGTTTGTAGCTATCTACACCGTCCGTCGCATTTTAGAAGACGCCGGAGTGCCAGAAAGTGTGATTCAAGCCGTCAAGGAAAGAATGTACGTCGACGACTATTTGGGTTCCGCTCCATCAGTAAAGGAAGCAGTTGAAGAAGCCGTTACCGTCAAGGATACATTGGCCAACTCGGACCTTAACCTCCAAAGCTGGATTTCAAATTCCATTGACTTCCTGTGA